A portion of the Acidobacteriaceae bacterium genome contains these proteins:
- the bcp gene encoding thioredoxin-dependent thiol peroxidase encodes MQPGDLVEDFTLPDQDGTPTSLSQFRGQPVVLFFYPRANTPGCTIEACGFRDHFAKLLDAGVVVLGISRDTPRAQKKFKDKYELPYTLLADADQVIVNRFGLVKPKMMYGKQVTGVARTTYVIDAEGKLLHTFENVKPEGHAEEVLALLKK; translated from the coding sequence ATGCAACCTGGCGACCTCGTCGAAGACTTTACGCTGCCCGATCAGGACGGCACGCCCACCTCGCTCTCTCAGTTCCGCGGCCAGCCGGTCGTGCTCTTCTTCTACCCCCGCGCCAACACGCCGGGCTGCACCATCGAGGCCTGTGGCTTCCGCGACCACTTCGCGAAGCTGCTGGACGCTGGCGTCGTTGTGCTCGGCATCTCGCGCGACACGCCTCGCGCGCAGAAGAAGTTCAAGGACAAGTACGAGCTGCCCTACACGCTCCTTGCCGATGCCGATCAGGTGATCGTCAACCGGTTTGGCCTCGTAAAGCCCAAGATGATGTACGGCAAACAGGTCACAGGGGTGGCTCGCACCACGTATGTGATCGATGCCGAAGGCAAGCTGCTTCATACCTTCGAAAACGTCAAGCCAGAGGGGCACGCCGAAGAGGTCCTTGCTTTGCTGAAAAAGTAA
- the polA gene encoding DNA polymerase I, giving the protein MAEMTNTKPPIYLLDTMAFIFRAYHAMQRSRPMSTRTGIPTAATYVFVNMINKLRADFKPEYMAAVYDVGKPVHRHELAAQMQAVKKFNIKTQQFEEVEYGGYKANRAETPPDLIQQQPYIRRALEAFRIPIVYYEGFEADDVIGTLSRKLSALGHRVYVVSSDKDMMQLVNENVLILNPMKDNLVLDSAGVEQALGVPPEKVIDVMALRGDAIDNVPGAPGIGDKGSVELIQQFGTVEGAMDAAVNTPDLVKRKTYRESLANNRENILLSKELVTIHTAVPIDISLDEMRTKPVDSAACRALFSELEFTTMLKDLAPDVAAVETTYELNANEAALASLVEEARKAGGLSLALAETAQSISEEVRADAADEAVEAEPEAPTTLSLFAAPVEEIAEPQPQDVACHLGLAATEAHAIEAPLDLARAVLEDATLPKRVHDLKAVLRALEPHGITLAGHITDVMLESYLLNPTHGSHTLPDIAARSTSRSLKHQWTKDNPRDPRRLPEDASAIAKLAVVLSEQMREGVVEHVILEDKPEFGGALTAEMLSSQPQKTSSAASPKVGSTASELGTDSTLTDVYELLDRPLVPVLLGMEQVGVRVDLSVLGEMGSRLGILIDDLAERIYASSGHRFNINSPKQLGDVLFNKMELPKPLKYGKGKVISTAQDILEDLAEHHEVPAFVLEHRQLQKLKSTYLDQLPLLADGNSRIHTTFNQVGTATGRLSSTNPNLQNIPIRTAVGREIRAAFVPSPGNTLLAVDYSQIELRLMAHFSQDPLLLDAYRTGKDIHTLTAAEVFEVDPATMDKETRARAKAVNFGIVYGISPFGLAAQLGIDQKTAREYIEKYFDRYKGVATFIQRTIEETRKTQSVKTAFGRVRPIPDIHSRNPNQRGFAERTAVNTPLQGTAADLIKIAMIRIDAELARRNLSARMTLQVHDELLFDVPDAEVEEVSVLVKDLMESAASFTVPIVAEVGRGANWRDAK; this is encoded by the coding sequence ATGGCTGAAATGACAAATACCAAACCGCCGATTTACCTGCTTGACACGATGGCGTTCATCTTCCGCGCGTATCACGCGATGCAGCGCTCACGCCCGATGTCGACACGCACCGGTATCCCTACCGCTGCGACCTATGTCTTCGTCAACATGATCAACAAGCTGCGTGCGGACTTCAAGCCCGAGTACATGGCCGCGGTCTATGACGTGGGCAAGCCTGTGCATCGGCATGAGCTCGCCGCGCAGATGCAGGCGGTGAAGAAGTTCAATATCAAGACGCAACAGTTTGAAGAGGTGGAGTACGGCGGCTACAAAGCCAACCGCGCCGAGACCCCGCCCGACCTCATCCAGCAGCAACCCTACATCCGCCGCGCACTCGAGGCGTTCCGCATCCCCATCGTGTATTACGAGGGCTTTGAGGCGGACGACGTCATCGGCACACTCTCGCGCAAGCTCTCTGCGCTTGGACATCGCGTCTACGTCGTCTCGTCGGACAAGGATATGATGCAGCTCGTCAACGAGAACGTCCTGATCCTGAACCCGATGAAGGACAATCTCGTCCTTGACTCTGCGGGCGTGGAGCAGGCGCTTGGCGTGCCTCCCGAAAAGGTTATCGATGTGATGGCGTTGCGCGGAGACGCGATCGACAACGTGCCCGGCGCTCCGGGTATCGGTGACAAAGGCTCCGTCGAACTCATCCAGCAGTTCGGCACTGTAGAAGGTGCGATGGATGCTGCGGTCAACACGCCCGACCTGGTGAAGCGCAAGACCTACCGCGAGTCGCTGGCGAACAATCGCGAGAACATCCTGCTGTCGAAGGAGCTCGTCACCATCCACACCGCCGTGCCTATCGACATCTCTCTCGACGAGATGCGCACGAAACCAGTGGACTCTGCTGCATGCCGAGCACTCTTCTCTGAGCTTGAGTTCACCACCATGCTCAAAGATCTCGCACCCGACGTAGCTGCAGTTGAGACCACATACGAGCTGAACGCAAATGAGGCTGCTCTTGCTTCGCTTGTAGAAGAAGCTCGCAAGGCTGGCGGTCTCTCGCTCGCGCTTGCCGAAACAGCGCAAAGCATCAGCGAAGAGGTACGCGCCGATGCTGCTGACGAAGCCGTAGAAGCAGAGCCGGAAGCGCCCACAACGCTCAGCCTCTTCGCTGCTCCTGTCGAAGAGATTGCCGAACCGCAGCCGCAGGATGTTGCCTGCCATCTTGGCCTCGCTGCAACGGAGGCGCACGCGATCGAAGCGCCTCTCGACCTTGCTCGTGCTGTGCTCGAAGATGCCACACTGCCGAAGCGCGTGCATGACCTCAAGGCTGTTCTGCGCGCGCTGGAGCCGCACGGCATTACGCTCGCTGGCCACATCACCGACGTGATGCTGGAAAGCTACCTGCTCAATCCAACGCACGGCTCGCACACGCTTCCTGACATTGCGGCACGCTCTACCAGCCGCTCGCTCAAGCATCAGTGGACGAAGGACAACCCACGCGATCCGCGTCGTCTTCCAGAAGACGCAAGTGCTATTGCGAAGCTTGCTGTCGTGCTTAGCGAGCAGATGCGCGAAGGCGTCGTCGAGCATGTGATCCTTGAAGACAAGCCTGAATTTGGCGGCGCGCTCACGGCGGAGATGCTCTCCAGCCAGCCACAGAAGACGTCGTCTGCAGCGTCTCCAAAAGTGGGAAGCACCGCTAGTGAACTTGGCACCGACTCCACACTCACGGATGTGTACGAGTTGTTGGACCGCCCGCTCGTGCCCGTACTTCTTGGCATGGAGCAGGTCGGCGTTCGTGTCGACCTCAGCGTACTCGGTGAGATGGGCTCGCGCCTTGGCATCTTGATTGATGATCTTGCGGAGCGCATCTATGCAAGCTCCGGGCATCGCTTCAATATCAATTCTCCCAAGCAGCTTGGCGACGTGCTCTTCAATAAGATGGAGCTGCCGAAGCCGCTGAAGTATGGCAAGGGCAAGGTCATTTCGACTGCACAGGACATCCTCGAAGACCTGGCCGAACACCACGAAGTGCCTGCGTTCGTGCTGGAGCATCGCCAGTTGCAGAAGCTGAAGTCGACGTATCTCGATCAGCTTCCTCTGCTCGCGGATGGGAACTCGCGCATCCACACAACATTCAACCAGGTAGGCACCGCCACGGGCCGCCTCAGTTCGACGAACCCCAACCTACAGAACATTCCGATCCGCACCGCAGTCGGTCGTGAGATCCGTGCAGCGTTTGTGCCTTCGCCCGGCAATACTTTGCTCGCAGTGGACTACTCGCAGATCGAACTTCGCCTGATGGCGCACTTCTCGCAGGACCCGCTGTTGCTCGACGCCTACCGCACCGGCAAGGACATCCACACGCTCACCGCGGCCGAGGTCTTCGAAGTCGACCCTGCAACGATGGACAAGGAAACCCGCGCCCGTGCCAAGGCGGTCAACTTCGGTATCGTCTACGGCATCTCGCCGTTTGGGCTCGCTGCCCAGTTGGGCATCGACCAGAAAACGGCGCGTGAGTACATCGAAAAATACTTCGATCGCTATAAGGGCGTAGCCACATTCATCCAGCGCACCATCGAAGAGACAAGGAAGACGCAGTCGGTCAAGACCGCCTTCGGCCGCGTCCGTCCCATTCCGGATATCCACTCGCGTAACCCCAACCAACGCGGCTTTGCCGAGCGCACCGCCGTTAACACGCCGCTGCAGGGAACCGCCGCCGACCTCATCAAGATTGCGATGATCCGCATCGACGCCGAGCTTGCGCGCCGCAATCTATCGGCACGCATGACGCTGCAGGTCCATGATGAACTGCTCTTCGACGTGCCGGACGCAGAGGTGGAAGAGGTCTCTGTGCTGGTCAAAGATCTAATGGAGTCCGCCGCGAGCTTTACCGTACCCATCGTCGCCGAGGTCGGCCGCGGTGCCAACTGGCGTGACGCGAAGTAG
- the queA gene encoding tRNA preQ1(34) S-adenosylmethionine ribosyltransferase-isomerase QueA yields MLVSDFDFELPEGSIAQRPPEVRGSSRMLFLPKLGGEWQDRLFADLPDLLQPGDLLVMNNSRVIPARLFATRAGLHTQKSSQVPTGHVEVLLTAKLAGENEWSALAKPAKKVPAGERLLFRDASGELLLEADVIAEGEFGERTLRFLPVEDFYLALERIGHLPLPPYIHRDKSEPNTDEDRERYQTVVSSAKTRGSAAAPTAGLHFTDAVLERLKERGVEVATITLHVGLGTFQPVRVERVDEIQLHAEPYTLSAETAEAINRARREGRRIVAVGTTTTRTLEHCARVFEGGEIAPHSSETALFLSPGVEFKLVGGLLTNFHLPQSTLIMLVSAFAGRERVLAAYRHAVEAGYKFFSYGDCMLLL; encoded by the coding sequence CTGCTTGTCAGCGATTTCGACTTTGAACTGCCTGAAGGCTCCATCGCACAGCGTCCGCCAGAGGTGCGTGGCTCTAGTCGTATGCTCTTCTTGCCGAAGCTGGGAGGCGAATGGCAGGACCGCCTCTTTGCAGATCTTCCCGATCTGCTGCAGCCCGGCGATCTGCTGGTGATGAACAACTCTCGCGTAATCCCGGCGCGTTTATTCGCGACACGCGCAGGACTTCATACGCAGAAAAGCTCGCAGGTCCCCACCGGCCACGTCGAGGTGCTGCTCACGGCAAAGCTTGCTGGGGAGAACGAGTGGTCTGCGCTGGCGAAGCCTGCGAAGAAGGTTCCTGCGGGTGAGCGGTTGCTGTTCCGCGATGCTTCCGGCGAGCTTCTACTGGAGGCGGATGTTATCGCCGAAGGCGAGTTTGGCGAGCGCACGCTGCGCTTTCTTCCCGTCGAGGACTTCTACCTCGCGCTTGAGCGCATTGGTCATCTGCCGCTGCCGCCCTACATCCACCGCGACAAATCCGAGCCCAACACGGACGAAGACCGCGAGCGTTACCAGACGGTTGTCTCGTCGGCCAAAACCCGCGGCTCAGCGGCCGCGCCCACGGCAGGACTGCACTTCACAGATGCTGTGCTCGAGCGGTTGAAGGAGCGCGGCGTCGAGGTGGCAACGATCACGCTGCACGTCGGCCTCGGAACCTTTCAGCCGGTGCGTGTCGAGCGCGTGGACGAAATTCAACTCCACGCCGAGCCCTATACCCTCTCTGCTGAAACCGCAGAGGCGATCAACCGCGCCCGTCGCGAAGGCCGCCGCATCGTCGCTGTCGGCACGACCACGACACGCACGCTGGAGCACTGCGCACGCGTCTTTGAAGGCGGCGAGATCGCACCGCACTCCTCCGAAACAGCGCTCTTTCTCTCCCCCGGAGTGGAGTTCAAACTCGTCGGCGGTCTGCTGACGAACTTCCACCTTCCGCAATCCACACTGATCATGCTGGTCAGCGCTTTTGCCGGACGCGAGCGCGTGCTCGCGGCGTATCGCCATGCGGTCGAAGCTGGGTACAAGTTCTTCTCGTACGGCGACTGTATGCTCCTGCTTTAG
- a CDS encoding lysophospholipid acyltransferase family protein has translation MLALVPPLVAAFVRLLGCTWRVRDLNAQATPNGHIIPGPTVFAFWHGSLLACAYRFRNLGIAILISQSFDGELIARTVERLGFVAVRGSSSRGAAGGLMGMLEAYRAGHICAFTADGPKGPKHVAKPGPVHLAKLADASWIGCFHADADRAWSMNSWDRFLIPKPFARITFAWPAHIALSAEDDNAALLTQVQAGMDEAVRMTELAA, from the coding sequence ATGCTGGCCCTCGTGCCACCGCTCGTCGCTGCTTTTGTGCGTCTGCTGGGCTGCACGTGGCGCGTGCGCGATCTCAACGCCCAGGCGACTCCGAACGGCCACATCATTCCCGGCCCGACGGTCTTCGCGTTCTGGCACGGCTCGCTGCTGGCGTGTGCGTACCGCTTCCGCAACCTCGGCATCGCGATCCTTATCTCGCAGTCGTTCGATGGAGAACTCATCGCACGCACGGTCGAGCGTCTCGGCTTCGTTGCCGTGCGTGGTTCCAGCTCGCGCGGAGCCGCTGGCGGTCTGATGGGGATGCTCGAAGCCTATCGAGCTGGTCACATCTGCGCTTTTACCGCAGATGGTCCCAAAGGCCCGAAGCACGTCGCGAAACCTGGACCTGTGCACCTTGCGAAGCTGGCAGACGCCTCGTGGATCGGTTGTTTCCACGCCGACGCTGACCGCGCCTGGAGCATGAACTCCTGGGACCGCTTCCTCATTCCCAAACCCTTCGCGCGCATCACGTTCGCCTGGCCTGCGCATATTGCGTTGAGCGCAGAGGATGACAACGCGGCACTCCTCACGCAGGTGCAGGCTGGTATGGACGAAGCCGTTCGCATGACGGAGCTTGCCGCATGA
- a CDS encoding ABC transporter permease: MPSSLSNILLIARREYLERVRAKSFVVMTILIPVVMGALIGGAAMMNRNLGSASHLAVVTDDTVFANNLQTELTNSDMGKPQIDVHSPAEPGVRDHLDAQLKDKHEKLDGYLVVTPTAAGQRPSFEWVPRVKSDIVTRSRVASAARAAYTREQLSHDGMAASTVNELMQPVDLSPKGKEDHTNAAVASAYGMYFLMYFVILFYGMNVARSIIEEKTSRIFEVLLATIQPEEMLAGKMLGVGAVGLTQVGIWLVIALAAFKIQVAGLDLHVLPTAPQAALFVVFFLLGYMLYSSIAAALGAMNNSEQELQQMQMIMMLPLIISSVVIFKVITDPNGPIARVFSYIPFTTPLIMYTRVIVGNPTPVEVIGSIIGLVVTILAVLWVASRIYRVGILMYGKKPNLPEILRWLKYS; the protein is encoded by the coding sequence ATGCCTAGTTCGCTCTCGAACATTCTCCTCATCGCTCGCCGCGAGTACCTTGAGCGCGTCCGCGCAAAGAGCTTCGTGGTGATGACGATCCTCATCCCGGTGGTCATGGGAGCGTTGATCGGTGGCGCGGCCATGATGAACCGCAACCTCGGTTCGGCATCGCACCTCGCCGTCGTAACGGACGACACGGTCTTCGCGAACAACCTGCAGACGGAGCTCACAAACTCCGATATGGGCAAGCCGCAGATCGATGTTCACTCTCCCGCCGAACCCGGCGTTCGTGATCATCTCGACGCGCAGTTGAAGGACAAGCACGAGAAGCTTGATGGCTATCTCGTGGTGACGCCGACCGCTGCCGGGCAGCGTCCCAGCTTTGAGTGGGTTCCGCGTGTGAAGTCGGACATCGTGACGCGCAGCCGCGTGGCGAGCGCCGCTCGCGCAGCCTACACGCGTGAGCAGCTCTCGCACGACGGCATGGCCGCGAGCACGGTGAACGAGCTGATGCAGCCTGTCGATCTTTCGCCCAAGGGCAAGGAAGACCATACGAATGCGGCTGTCGCCAGCGCCTACGGCATGTACTTCCTGATGTACTTCGTCATCCTGTTCTATGGCATGAACGTGGCACGCTCCATCATCGAAGAGAAGACCTCGCGCATCTTTGAAGTCTTGCTCGCGACGATTCAGCCGGAAGAGATGCTTGCCGGCAAGATGCTTGGTGTCGGTGCAGTTGGACTCACGCAGGTGGGCATCTGGCTGGTGATCGCACTTGCTGCGTTCAAGATTCAGGTTGCTGGGCTTGACCTGCATGTCTTGCCGACAGCACCGCAGGCAGCGCTCTTCGTTGTGTTCTTCCTCCTCGGCTATATGTTGTACTCGTCGATTGCTGCGGCGCTGGGCGCGATGAACAACTCCGAGCAGGAGCTCCAGCAGATGCAGATGATCATGATGCTTCCGCTGATCATCAGCTCGGTCGTCATCTTCAAGGTCATCACGGACCCCAACGGGCCGATCGCGCGGGTGTTCTCGTACATCCCGTTTACAACGCCGCTGATCATGTACACCCGCGTCATCGTGGGCAATCCGACGCCGGTGGAAGTGATCGGTTCGATCATCGGGCTGGTGGTGACGATCCTCGCTGTTCTGTGGGTCGCGAGCCGCATCTACCGTGTCGGCATCCTGATGTACGGCAAGAAGCCAAACCTGCCAGAGATTCTCCGCTGGCTGAAGTACAGCTAG
- a CDS encoding ATP-binding cassette domain-containing protein, with protein sequence MAIVELQNIRKVYDKKVAVEGLSLSIEPGTMFGLLGPNGSGKTSSIRMMIGMTVPDSGTVKLFGKPFSRDLLKRVGYLPEERGLYKKMNVVEQLVFMGQLHGLDAATAEKRARTWCERMEITEAMPKKVEELSKGMQQKIQFIAALLHDPELVIMDEPFSGLDPVNAQLLMDTLVQLRGEGKAVLFSTHRMDQVEKLCDSIAIIYQSKLVLDGTMREVKGRYPRNRVQAVFTGDDSFLQHSAVADAKNYAGIAEITLHSPELAQSLLVHAVSKGTTFTRFEVVEPTLEDIFIETVKNTPEYAAQGGRIDA encoded by the coding sequence ATGGCTATTGTTGAACTCCAGAATATTCGCAAGGTGTATGACAAGAAGGTAGCGGTGGAAGGGCTTTCGCTCTCCATTGAACCCGGCACGATGTTCGGCCTCCTCGGCCCGAACGGCTCGGGTAAGACCAGTTCCATCCGCATGATGATCGGCATGACCGTTCCAGACAGCGGAACGGTGAAGCTTTTCGGTAAGCCGTTCTCGCGCGATCTGCTGAAGCGCGTCGGCTACCTGCCGGAAGAGCGCGGGCTCTACAAGAAGATGAACGTCGTTGAGCAACTCGTCTTCATGGGCCAGCTCCACGGGCTGGACGCCGCGACGGCTGAAAAACGCGCCCGCACCTGGTGCGAGCGCATGGAAATTACTGAAGCGATGCCCAAGAAGGTCGAAGAGCTTTCCAAGGGCATGCAGCAGAAGATCCAGTTCATCGCGGCGCTGCTGCATGACCCGGAACTCGTCATCATGGACGAGCCCTTCAGCGGCCTCGACCCTGTGAACGCGCAGTTGCTGATGGACACGCTGGTGCAGCTTCGCGGCGAAGGCAAGGCTGTGCTCTTCAGCACGCACCGCATGGACCAGGTGGAGAAGCTCTGTGACTCGATCGCGATCATCTACCAAAGCAAGCTGGTGCTCGATGGCACGATGCGGGAAGTGAAGGGCCGCTACCCGCGTAACCGCGTGCAGGCCGTCTTCACCGGGGATGACTCCTTCCTGCAGCATTCCGCTGTTGCCGACGCAAAGAACTACGCCGGGATAGCAGAGATCACGCTGCACTCGCCGGAGCTGGCACAGAGCCTGCTGGTGCATGCGGTGAGCAAGGGCACGACCTTTACGCGTTTCGAAGTCGTCGAGCCGACGCTGGAAGACATCTTCATCGAGACCGTGAAGAACACCCCCGAATACGCTGCCCAGGGAGGTCGCATCGATGCCTAG
- a CDS encoding diguanylate cyclase encodes MDEQRGQTFRVVATNSNSTDPGQIYEIGRLAALERTELLDTEPEPEFNELVEIAAAICGASMCVISLVDEKRQWFKAAFGMDTRETEREISFCQYTIQQDGLFKVTDATQDPRFVDNPLVTGEMHLRFYAGFPVSSPDGFPLGSLCVLDKTPHDLTDAQQTALHTLARQVNARIELRMQRRALQRALSAVTEAHTKAEASDRRFKAFINSGPFFSFLKDREGRLLFYNQKFADRFHIGPTDWLGVGNDARHPEELAAAVRDHDLQVLTSGCSKVFLEESLNEDGSTSYWRSYKFPCPDEDGEQMLGVVTVEVTEELRRTAELERSRNELEAANRLLRELATTDSLTGLPNRRVFDERLQFEYATARRKKRNLSVLMVDVDNFKMRNDTYGHDHGDQILRQLAKCLRNAAREGDLPARFGGEEFCYLLPECDEQQALIMCKRIAELLRAETWEHGTITVSIGAAGLEPATPNAQRLVTLADEALYAAKRAGKNRAVGYRTYYQQMLEELSARTPRR; translated from the coding sequence GTGGACGAGCAGAGGGGACAAACTTTCCGCGTGGTCGCGACCAACTCCAACTCAACAGACCCAGGCCAAATCTATGAAATTGGACGCCTGGCAGCACTTGAACGAACAGAACTCCTCGATACGGAACCCGAACCTGAGTTCAACGAACTGGTAGAGATTGCCGCTGCCATCTGCGGTGCCTCCATGTGTGTGATTTCGCTGGTAGACGAAAAGCGCCAGTGGTTCAAGGCCGCCTTCGGCATGGACACCAGGGAAACTGAGCGCGAAATCAGCTTCTGCCAGTACACCATTCAGCAGGATGGCTTATTCAAAGTCACCGATGCGACGCAGGACCCGCGTTTTGTGGACAATCCGCTCGTTACCGGAGAGATGCATCTACGCTTTTACGCCGGTTTTCCAGTGTCGAGCCCTGACGGCTTTCCGCTCGGCAGCCTCTGCGTTCTCGACAAAACACCACACGACCTGACGGACGCGCAGCAAACAGCCCTGCACACCCTGGCAAGACAGGTGAACGCCCGCATCGAGCTGCGTATGCAGCGACGAGCCTTGCAACGCGCCCTGAGCGCGGTCACCGAAGCGCACACCAAGGCGGAGGCTTCTGACCGCCGATTCAAGGCCTTCATCAACTCGGGGCCCTTCTTCTCCTTTCTGAAAGACCGCGAAGGCAGGCTGCTCTTTTATAACCAGAAGTTTGCCGACCGCTTTCACATTGGCCCTACCGACTGGCTTGGCGTCGGCAACGACGCACGGCACCCGGAGGAGCTGGCCGCTGCCGTTCGCGACCACGATCTTCAGGTGCTGACATCGGGATGCTCCAAAGTTTTCCTCGAAGAGAGCCTGAACGAGGATGGCTCCACGTCTTACTGGCGCTCCTACAAGTTCCCTTGCCCCGACGAGGACGGCGAGCAGATGCTCGGAGTTGTTACGGTCGAGGTGACCGAAGAGCTCCGCCGCACGGCCGAGTTGGAACGCTCACGCAACGAACTTGAGGCCGCCAACCGCCTGCTGCGCGAACTGGCAACGACAGATTCGCTCACCGGCTTGCCCAATCGCCGGGTCTTCGATGAGCGCCTGCAGTTTGAGTACGCTACTGCCCGCCGCAAAAAGCGCAATCTTTCTGTGCTGATGGTGGACGTCGACAACTTCAAGATGCGCAACGACACCTATGGGCACGACCACGGCGACCAGATACTGCGTCAGCTGGCAAAGTGCCTGCGCAACGCTGCGCGCGAGGGCGACCTGCCCGCACGTTTTGGCGGAGAAGAGTTCTGTTATCTGCTGCCCGAATGCGATGAGCAGCAGGCACTCATCATGTGCAAACGTATCGCCGAACTATTGCGCGCAGAGACGTGGGAGCACGGCACCATCACAGTCAGTATCGGAGCCGCAGGGCTGGAGCCAGCAACGCCAAATGCACAGCGGCTTGTGACCCTGGCGGATGAGGCTCTGTACGCTGCAAAGCGTGCAGGAAAGAACCGTGCCGTCGGCTATCGCACGTACTACCAGCAGATGCTCGAAGAGCTGAGCGCACGCACGCCGCGCCGGTAA
- the rplQ gene encoding 50S ribosomal protein L17, producing MRHRKGGFKLGRNTSHRRALLRNLVTSIILHDRVETTLIKAKASRPLVEKMITLGKNGSVHARRQALAYLMTPDAVDRLFAIVSPRYAERNGGYSRIVKSGVRKGDAAETAYIELLDAEKELSEKAEKREQARQRRQEAIQKQLEQQGGGEEPQA from the coding sequence ATGCGTCATCGTAAAGGCGGGTTTAAACTCGGCCGTAATACCTCTCACCGTCGCGCACTTCTGCGCAATCTTGTCACCTCCATCATCCTCCACGACCGTGTGGAGACCACGCTGATCAAGGCCAAGGCATCGCGTCCTCTGGTCGAGAAGATGATCACGCTGGGTAAGAACGGCAGCGTTCACGCCCGTCGTCAGGCCCTCGCATACCTCATGACCCCGGATGCCGTGGATCGTTTGTTCGCTATCGTATCTCCGCGCTACGCAGAGCGTAACGGCGGCTACTCGCGCATCGTCAAGAGCGGCGTTCGTAAGGGTGACGCAGCAGAGACGGCGTACATCGAGTTGCTCGATGCCGAGAAGGAGCTTTCCGAGAAGGCTGAGAAGCGCGAGCAGGCTCGCCAGCGCCGCCAGGAAGCCATCCAGAAGCAGCTCGAGCAGCAGGGCGGCGGCGAAGAGCCCCAGGCCTAA
- a CDS encoding four helix bundle protein: MAESFRELIVWQRSIELSLAVYKLTAEFPKEEMYGLTSQMRRASVSIASNIAEGYGRGARGEYRQFLGIARGSLLELQTQLVIANELGYCELTALQRVESLSDEVSRMLSAMLRKL; this comes from the coding sequence ATGGCTGAGTCATTTCGTGAACTGATTGTCTGGCAACGTTCGATCGAGTTGAGCTTGGCGGTATACAAACTTACCGCCGAATTCCCGAAAGAAGAGATGTATGGGCTTACGTCGCAGATGCGACGGGCGTCTGTCTCAATTGCCAGCAATATCGCGGAAGGTTACGGTCGCGGAGCACGCGGAGAGTATCGACAGTTTCTCGGTATTGCCCGTGGTTCTCTGCTTGAATTGCAGACTCAACTTGTTATCGCGAATGAACTCGGATACTGCGAGTTAACTGCGTTGCAACGGGTGGAGTCACTATCGGACGAAGTCAGCAGAATGCTTTCTGCGATGCTTCGCAAACTTTGA